In the genome of Anabaena cylindrica PCC 7122, the window TTTTGTTTAGGGAGTAGAGGACAACGCACCAATGCCTACTGTTAAAACCCAAAATGAAAACCTTAGCACCAAATTCACGGCTGATATGGTGAGAACCTATCTGCGGGAGATTGGTCGTGTGCCACTGCTAACCCGTGAACAAGAGATTGTATACGGGAAGCAAGTGCAGCAAATGATGACTTTGCTGGACGCTAAAGAAGCTTTATCCAAAAAACTAGGCCATGAACCTAGTTTAACAGAGTGGGCTACTCATGTTAACCAATCTGAAAACGAAGTTACGCAGACGGTAACGCAAGGCAAGCGAGCCAAGCAAAAAATGATTGAAGCCAATTTGCGTTTGGTTGTAGCTATTGCGAAAAAGTATCAGAAGCGAAATATGGAATTTCTGGATTTAATCCAGGAAGGGACTTTGGGACTAGAGAGAGGAGTAGAGAAATTTGATCCTATGAGGGGTTATAAATTCTCGACTTATGCTTACTGGTGGATTCGCCAAGCAATTACGAGAGCGATCGCCCAACAAGGTCGAACAATCCGCTTACCTATCCATATTACCGAAAAGTTGAACAAAATTAAAAAAGTGCAACGGGAATTGGCACAAAAGTTGGGAAGATCCCCAACACCTACAGAAATAGCCAAAGAACTGGAATTAGAACCTGCTCAAATTCGTGAGTATCTGAACATGGCACGTCAACCAGTTTCTTTAGATGTACGAGTTGGTGATAACCAAGATACCGAACTGCAAGAAATGCTGGAAGATGATGGGCCATCACCAGAATATTACACCACTCAGGAATTCTTGCGCCAAGACCTAAATAACCTCTTAGCAGAACTAACACCCCAACAGCGAGAAGTTGTGGCGCTGCGCTTTGGTTTAGAAGACGGTAATGAATTATCTTTAGCAAAAGTTGGTGAACGGTTGAACCTCAGCCGCGAACGTGTCCGTCAATTAGAGCATCAAGCTCTTGCACATTTACGTCGCCGTCGAGCCAATGTTAAAGAATACGTTGCCAGCTAAAAGTCGAGACAAGCATCCGCTTGTTAATAAAAATGACTTTTGGCTGTACGCCTCCTGAATTCAGGGGGCTATTTTTTTGCGTGTAATAAGCTGAACATCCTCTCATTTGCATATAATCCATCATTCATTTAATGTAACTCTTGTGGGGTGGGCATCTTGCCCGCCCTTGATGTGCAGAATAACAACTTACCAGTTACTAAGATCATTGTGTAGAATAAGCTGTTAAGCACCTAAGTTTGATAATCTTAAAATTGTTAAATCTTGTGGGGTGGGCATCTTGCCCGCCAGCCTTATACAAATTAAATGCACAACAGCTTATAACAGTATATACTTGCTTTTTAATTGGGGAGTATGATTCTGTGCCAGTGATTACCATTCGGGAACAACAGCAAACGGCAACAGGGTTTGCAGCAAGTCTCAGTTTTGGTGATGGTGAATATAACATTACGATTACTGACCCCTTCACTCCCCAGGAAGAACGGGAATTAGAATGGTATTTTGAAGAGTGGCTGGTTTATCCCATTGTGGATACAGTCAAAGCCGAAAGAGCAAAAAATAGCGTTAAAACATACGGTGAAAAGCTGTTTGATCAAGTTTTTCAGGATAAGAAAGCTTACAGCAAATATGAACAACTTAAAAATAATCTCAGTCAAGTACAAATAGAAATAGTTAGTAAAACGCCGGAATTTCAAGCCCTGCATTGGGAAGCATTGCAAGACCCCGATTTTCCTCGACCTTTAGCGGTAGATTGTGTAATGCTGCGGAAAAGCGTTAACTCTGCTGTCGGTTCTGTAAATTTGCCAACTTCTCCAGTGATTAATTTACTGGTAGTTGTAGCGCGTCCTGATGAAGAAAAGGATGTGGGTTATCGGACTATTTCTCGACCTCTGTTGGAGTTGATCGAAAATGGTCAATTACGGGTAAATATAGAGTTGCTGCGTCCGGGAACATATCAGGCATTATCCCAGCATTTGGAAGCCAAGGGCGCGAATTTTTATCACATCATTCATTTGGATATGCACGGGGCGTTATTGACTCATGAACAGGTGCAAAAACCCAGTGCAGTTAATCGTTATTTATTCAAAGGACGTTATGGAAGGGATGACTTGCAGCTTTTTGAGGGTGTGAAAGCGTTTTTGGCGTTTGAGGGGGAGAATCAGGGGAAAGTTGATTTGGTGGAAGCGTCGGAATTAGCCGCTTTGCTGACGGGTAAGGGTATTCCTGTGTGTATTCTCAATGCTTGTCAGTCGGGTAAACAAGTTAAAACTCTTGTGGGACAGGCTTCTAGTCTGTCATTAAATCAGGAGGTCGGGCAAGATGCCCAACCCACAAGAGAAGGCAATGCAGAAGCAACAAGAGAGAGAGAGGTCAGAGAAACCAGTTTAGGTAGTCGGTTGATGAGTGCGGGAATGCAGATGGTGGTAGCAATGGGTTATTCTGTCACCGTGACTGCGGCTAAGTTGATGATGGAACATTTATATAAACATTTGTTTGCTGATAAACCTATCACGGAAGCTATTAGATTAAGTCGGCGAGAATTGTTTAATGATAAGGAACGGAAAGCCTATTTTAATAAATTGATTAAATTAGAAGATTGGTTATTACCTGTGGTTTATTATAACCAGTCGGTGAATTTTAATTTACGTCAGTTTACTCCAGAAGAAGAAGAGAAATATTTTGAAACTGTTGGTAGTGAATATCGCTTTCCTTTACCGACATATGGCTTTGTGGGGCGAGATTTGGAAATTCTCAAAATTGAGAAGGCGTTGTTAAAACACAATGTTTTATTGTTACAAGGAATGGGAGGAACAGGAAAAACCACTCTGTTAAATTATCTGCGGGAATGGTGGCAGAAAACTAACTTTGTTAAAAATACCTTTTATTTTGGCTACGATGAAAAAGCCTGGACACTCGACCAAATTTTATTTTTCATTGGACAACAGATATATAAAAAGTTTGAATTTGCTAGTTTTCAAGCAATGAGTCAAAGGGCGCAAATAGAGAAATTAGTCGCCAAATTGCGGGCTGAAAAATATGCTGTGATTTTAGATAATTTGGAATCAGTTACAGGACAACAATTAGCGATACAAAATACTTTACCAGAAACAGAACGGAATCAAATCCGCGATTTTATTGGGCGGTTGGTTGGTGGTCAAACTTTGGTAGTTTTGGGTTCACGCAGTCGGGAAGAATGGTTACAGCAGCAAACTTTTAAATTCAATCTTTATGAATTGCAAGGATTAGATCAGGAAGCACGAACGGAGTTAGCTGAGAAGATTTTAGAAATAAATTTACCTACACACAAAATTGAGAAAATTCGCCAAGATGGGGATTTTCAGAAGTTAATGAAGTTGTTGGCTGGTTATCCCTTAGCGATGGAAGTTGTGTTAGCGAATTTGCAAAAGCAAACACCACAGGAAATTTTACAGGGTTTGCAAGCAGCAGATGTAAATTTAGATGTTGCTAGTGAGGATAAAACTAGGAGTATTTTAAAATGTGTGGAATATTCTCACAGTAATTTATCACCAGAAGCGCAAAAATTACTGATTTGTTTAGCCCCTTTTAGTGGGTTTATTTATCGTGCTGTTATTCCTAATTATATCAATGAGTTACAGAAATTAGAACCTTTTCAAAATTATCAACTTGATAAAC includes:
- a CDS encoding tetratricopeptide repeat protein translates to MPVITIREQQQTATGFAASLSFGDGEYNITITDPFTPQEERELEWYFEEWLVYPIVDTVKAERAKNSVKTYGEKLFDQVFQDKKAYSKYEQLKNNLSQVQIEIVSKTPEFQALHWEALQDPDFPRPLAVDCVMLRKSVNSAVGSVNLPTSPVINLLVVVARPDEEKDVGYRTISRPLLELIENGQLRVNIELLRPGTYQALSQHLEAKGANFYHIIHLDMHGALLTHEQVQKPSAVNRYLFKGRYGRDDLQLFEGVKAFLAFEGENQGKVDLVEASELAALLTGKGIPVCILNACQSGKQVKTLVGQASSLSLNQEVGQDAQPTREGNAEATREREVRETSLGSRLMSAGMQMVVAMGYSVTVTAAKLMMEHLYKHLFADKPITEAIRLSRRELFNDKERKAYFNKLIKLEDWLLPVVYYNQSVNFNLRQFTPEEEEKYFETVGSEYRFPLPTYGFVGRDLEILKIEKALLKHNVLLLQGMGGTGKTTLLNYLREWWQKTNFVKNTFYFGYDEKAWTLDQILFFIGQQIYKKFEFASFQAMSQRAQIEKLVAKLRAEKYAVILDNLESVTGQQLAIQNTLPETERNQIRDFIGRLVGGQTLVVLGSRSREEWLQQQTFKFNLYELQGLDQEARTELAEKILEINLPTHKIEKIRQDGDFQKLMKLLAGYPLAMEVVLANLQKQTPQEILQGLQAADVNLDVASEDKTRSILKCVEYSHSNLSPEAQKLLICLAPFSGFIYRAVIPNYINELQKLEPFQNYQLDKLDDAIQEAINWGLLSPMDKDSPLLTIQPVFPYFLKTKLVTVDHATCEALQTGFKNHYLVLAGSFRQLMASKDAQERQLGIFFCKLEYENLYNGLQICLEKQETISIFLCLFDYFSLNHDFQSGLKLSEFVCQAQESYPSEICTGEIGWEIMMVLDRLANCYFQIKNYQKAKVSYQRIVELTQQLSGISEKQYQLALANTYHQLGYIAQELRDFPDARCYYQQSLEIYLKFGYDYDPTNTYHQNLANTYHQMGMVAQELKEFENAQQNYQLALNIRLKYRLRYEQAKTYHQLGLVALELEEFETARHNYQLALEIWSEFKSYYEEAKTSHELGIFSAKLGEFSEARKHYQKALAIKIEYNYYYEQAGTYGQLGLLAASQENYTEARVNLQKALGIYVEYKDEYRANITREILERLPE
- a CDS encoding RNA polymerase sigma factor, RpoD/SigA family → MPTVKTQNENLSTKFTADMVRTYLREIGRVPLLTREQEIVYGKQVQQMMTLLDAKEALSKKLGHEPSLTEWATHVNQSENEVTQTVTQGKRAKQKMIEANLRLVVAIAKKYQKRNMEFLDLIQEGTLGLERGVEKFDPMRGYKFSTYAYWWIRQAITRAIAQQGRTIRLPIHITEKLNKIKKVQRELAQKLGRSPTPTEIAKELELEPAQIREYLNMARQPVSLDVRVGDNQDTELQEMLEDDGPSPEYYTTQEFLRQDLNNLLAELTPQQREVVALRFGLEDGNELSLAKVGERLNLSRERVRQLEHQALAHLRRRRANVKEYVAS